One Polyangiaceae bacterium DNA window includes the following coding sequences:
- a CDS encoding glycogen synthase, translating to MDILFVASELAPMVKASPSADVVASLSKALRLLGHKVTLALPRHPAIEASGVMVARRLTPLVVTSGSERVEVTVFDGRLSSGVDLILFDAEGLSSGPWNVGGIVDADVATARPVALFVLAVIEFVRQRALAGTPFDVVHAHDWPTAMVPYMLREREGVGRPPSVLTIHDVGRQGIFPREVLRVLGLGDEHFQPELLEFYGKANFLKGGILAADAITTGSVTYAQEILSPPNGHRLEGLLAARSKQKEIIGIVSGVDYAVYNPMTDPALPARYDAEDTSNKGICKSALLANIGLPVDPTRPLVVSIGPFTHERGGDIFVSALPKILKSNASVVVAGLADETIATKLESLVTKHPESLQVIGHSSDQVVHRLLAAADIVVIPSRSEPGGLVQLYAQRYGAIPVACRVGGFIDTIVDCDAALETGTGFLYDKPTATQLLAGVQRAIAATTSSRWAALRRRVMRQDLGWDRPARRYVHVYRSVMSNVLA from the coding sequence ATGGACATCCTCTTCGTCGCTTCGGAGCTCGCGCCGATGGTCAAGGCATCGCCTTCGGCCGATGTCGTGGCGTCTCTGTCGAAGGCCCTTCGCCTGCTTGGGCACAAAGTCACGCTAGCCTTGCCGCGTCATCCCGCGATCGAGGCATCGGGCGTGATGGTCGCTCGACGCTTGACGCCGCTCGTCGTCACGTCGGGCAGCGAACGCGTTGAAGTGACGGTCTTCGATGGGCGCCTCAGTTCCGGTGTCGATCTCATCCTTTTCGATGCAGAGGGGCTTTCCAGCGGCCCGTGGAACGTTGGTGGCATCGTCGATGCCGACGTAGCGACCGCGCGTCCGGTGGCGCTGTTTGTCCTGGCCGTCATCGAGTTCGTTCGGCAGCGCGCTCTGGCCGGCACGCCTTTCGATGTCGTGCACGCGCACGATTGGCCGACTGCGATGGTCCCGTACATGCTCCGCGAGCGTGAAGGCGTCGGTCGTCCGCCGTCGGTGCTCACGATTCACGATGTCGGCCGTCAGGGCATTTTCCCGCGTGAAGTGCTCCGCGTGCTCGGCCTTGGCGATGAGCACTTCCAGCCAGAGCTGCTCGAGTTTTACGGGAAGGCGAATTTCTTGAAAGGCGGCATTCTCGCCGCCGATGCGATCACGACCGGCTCGGTCACGTACGCGCAGGAAATTCTTTCGCCTCCAAACGGTCATCGTCTCGAAGGGCTTTTGGCTGCACGTTCGAAGCAGAAGGAGATCATCGGCATCGTCAGCGGAGTCGATTACGCCGTCTACAATCCGATGACCGATCCCGCACTGCCTGCTCGTTACGACGCCGAGGACACCAGCAACAAGGGCATCTGCAAGAGCGCGCTTCTTGCGAACATCGGGTTACCCGTCGATCCGACCAGGCCTTTGGTCGTGTCGATTGGGCCATTCACGCACGAACGAGGGGGCGACATTTTCGTCTCGGCGCTGCCGAAAATTCTGAAGAGCAACGCATCGGTCGTGGTGGCGGGTTTGGCAGACGAAACCATCGCCACCAAGCTCGAATCGCTCGTGACCAAGCATCCGGAATCGCTTCAGGTGATTGGTCATTCGTCGGATCAAGTCGTGCATCGGTTACTTGCAGCGGCCGACATCGTCGTCATTCCGTCACGCAGCGAGCCTGGGGGGCTCGTGCAACTGTATGCGCAGCGGTACGGAGCCATTCCCGTCGCGTGTCGCGTGGGTGGATTCATCGACACGATCGTCGATTGCGATGCGGCGCTCGAGACGGGCACGGGGTTTCTGTACGACAAACCCACGGCCACGCAGCTACTCGCCGGCGTTCAGCGTGCGATTGCCGCAACGACGTCCTCTCGATGGGCTGCCTTGCGACGGCGCGTGATGCGTCAGGACTTGGGTTGGGACCGGCCCGCTCGTAGGTACGTGCACGTCTACCGTTCGGTCATGTCAAACGTGCTCGCCTGA
- a CDS encoding acyltransferase: MPFALAFAVQGCEKKEDEAPPQPTAAPTPTPAPSAAPPVQLQTEEDAGSDAADDADASDAAPKATGGGDPTGVRKCCAALRQNANSAPLDQKGSYLSAAAMCDGLVNSPQGRQALSAIRGVLRGANMPSACQ, from the coding sequence ATGCCCTTCGCCTTGGCGTTTGCCGTCCAAGGTTGCGAGAAGAAGGAAGATGAAGCGCCGCCGCAACCGACGGCTGCGCCAACGCCGACGCCGGCCCCTTCGGCTGCACCACCGGTCCAATTGCAAACCGAAGAAGATGCAGGCTCCGACGCTGCTGACGACGCGGACGCATCGGATGCCGCACCGAAAGCAACGGGCGGAGGCGATCCGACGGGCGTTCGCAAGTGCTGCGCAGCGCTTCGCCAAAACGCCAACTCCGCTCCGCTCGATCAGAAGGGCTCGTACCTGAGCGCTGCTGCGATGTGCGACGGCCTCGTGAATTCACCGCAAGGGCGCCAGGCTCTGTCGGCCATCCGCGGCGTTCTTCGTGGCGCCAACATGCCCTCGGCCTGCCAGTGA
- a CDS encoding L,D-transpeptidase — MSPLARAVRLSVPLALAACGNVEDPPGRAVDRAPVVPKLELPAPQAAASEAPVERKAPDDEPGHGAKIASIAMRTWIYVAPSDRSTKLGYLRAGAVVDRAEASAGTKGCEGGWYRIAPRGYVCVGKGATLDVNHHVVQAALRGPERNATLPYSYVMSRSPPPHLYFRLPTEADQRRTEGNVMGRIARVPDVSIDEVPPFLAEGNDLPKPYGAAKALHYSVHAGRAKEASAFGLITAFKWTNRTFGLTTELDLIALDRTKPAKISTLHGAVVDKDKPGIPAIVIRHDVAKLVPGDTGRMRKDGKIPFRSGVVLTGKKSGGNHGLWETVDGYWLPGDAMKIAEVRQDQHGYAKSGKKWIDVSIRKQFLVAYEGTRPVFATIVSTGRGEMSDPSKSTATIRGTFFVHAKHVSGTMDGEEGSDSFDLRDVPYIQYFHEGYALHGAYWHDDFGKARSHGCVNLAPQDAKWLFDWTDPVVPPEWHGAVNLEGGTLIWVHGG, encoded by the coding sequence ATGTCACCTCTCGCTCGCGCCGTTCGTCTCTCCGTACCGCTCGCACTCGCCGCTTGCGGCAACGTCGAAGACCCTCCTGGCCGAGCCGTCGATCGTGCGCCCGTCGTCCCCAAGCTCGAGCTCCCAGCGCCACAGGCCGCTGCATCCGAAGCTCCGGTCGAACGCAAGGCCCCAGACGACGAACCTGGTCACGGCGCGAAGATCGCCAGCATCGCCATGCGCACGTGGATCTACGTCGCGCCGAGCGACAGATCCACGAAGCTCGGTTACCTGCGCGCAGGTGCCGTCGTCGATCGCGCAGAAGCCTCAGCAGGCACGAAAGGTTGCGAAGGCGGCTGGTATCGCATCGCTCCGCGCGGCTACGTCTGCGTCGGCAAAGGCGCGACGCTGGACGTCAATCATCACGTCGTGCAAGCAGCGCTCCGCGGCCCCGAGCGCAACGCCACGTTGCCCTACAGCTACGTGATGTCACGTTCGCCCCCGCCGCACCTCTACTTCCGTTTGCCCACCGAAGCCGATCAACGTCGAACCGAAGGCAATGTCATGGGACGCATTGCCCGCGTTCCCGATGTTTCCATCGACGAGGTGCCGCCGTTTCTCGCCGAAGGCAACGACTTGCCCAAACCGTACGGAGCTGCAAAAGCCCTGCATTACAGCGTTCACGCCGGGCGAGCGAAGGAAGCATCTGCGTTTGGGCTCATCACGGCGTTCAAGTGGACAAACCGCACCTTCGGCCTCACCACCGAGCTCGATCTCATCGCGCTCGATCGCACCAAACCCGCCAAGATCAGCACCCTTCACGGAGCCGTCGTCGACAAAGACAAACCCGGCATCCCCGCCATCGTCATACGTCACGACGTCGCGAAGCTCGTGCCCGGAGACACCGGACGCATGCGCAAAGACGGCAAAATTCCGTTCCGATCCGGCGTCGTGCTCACCGGCAAAAAAAGCGGCGGAAACCATGGTTTGTGGGAGACCGTCGACGGCTATTGGCTCCCCGGCGATGCGATGAAAATCGCCGAGGTTCGTCAAGACCAACACGGCTACGCCAAGAGCGGTAAAAAATGGATTGACGTCTCCATACGCAAACAATTTCTCGTCGCGTACGAAGGCACGCGCCCCGTGTTCGCGACGATCGTTTCGACGGGACGCGGTGAAATGAGCGACCCGAGCAAGTCCACGGCGACGATTCGCGGCACCTTCTTCGTTCACGCCAAACACGTCTCGGGCACCATGGACGGCGAAGAAGGATCGGACAGCTTCGATCTGCGCGACGTCCCCTACATCCAGTACTTTCACGAAGGTTACGCCCTGCACGGCGCGTATTGGCACGACGACTTCGGCAAGGCGCGGAGCCATGGCTGCGTCAACCTCGCACCACAGGATGCCAAGTGGCTGTTTGACTGGACAGACCCCGTCGTGCCCCCCGAATGGCACGGAGCGGTGAATCTAGAAGGCGGCACCCTGATATGGGTGCACGGCGGATGA